One Dysidea avara chromosome 7, odDysAvar1.4, whole genome shotgun sequence genomic region harbors:
- the LOC136259573 gene encoding probable electron transfer flavoprotein subunit alpha, mitochondrial: MAAIVGGRVLSRLGRCTFAYCRRLNSTLIVAEHNGNNVTPITYNAISAAQKLGHEISTLVVGEDCGKVAEELSTADGVAKLLVAQDAVFKGFLPEAITPLILEAQKQFNFSHILAGATAFGKSLLPRVAGKLDVAAISDVIDIESDNTFVRTIYAGNAVLRVQSTDPIKIVTVRGSAFAASSESGGNASTETAPKVDVVNDKSSWVSQELSKSDRPELTSAGKVVSGGRGMKSGENFELLYKLADKLGAAVGASRAAVDAGYVPNDMQVGQTGKIVAPDLYVAVGISGAIQHLAGMKDSKVIVAINKDPEAPIFQVADYGLVADLFKAVPEMIEKL; this comes from the exons ATGGCTGCTATCGTTGGAGGGAGGGTTCTATCTCGACTTGGGAGATGTACTTTT GCATATTGTAGACGTCTCAATAGTACACTGATTGTAGCAGAACACAATGGAAATAACGTCACACCAATAACTTATAATGCTATATCAGCTGCACAAAAGTTAGGCCATGAAATTAGTACTCTAGTGGTGGGTGAAGACTGTGGCAAG GTAGCAGAAGAACTATCAACAGCTGATGGAGTAGCTAAACTACTTGTAGCACAAGATGCAGTTTTTAAAGGGTTTCTCCCAGAGGCCATCACTCCTTTAATCCTTGAGGCACAAAAGCAGTTCAATTTTTCTCACATTTTAGCAGGAGCAACAGCATTTGGAAAG AGTCTGCTTCCAAGAGTAGCCGGCAAGCTAGATGTTGCAGCCATTTCAGATGTAATTGATATAGAAAGTGACAATACTTTTGTCCGCACCATTTATGCTGGAAACGCAGTCCTTCGGGTGCAGTCCACTGACCCAATAAAGATTGTCACTGTCCGTGGATCTGCATTTGCAGCATCCTCTGAAAGTGGTGGCAATGCTTCAACAGAAACTG CTCCTAAAGTTGATGTTGTTAATGATAAGTCATCATGGGTTAGCCAAGAGCTGAGCAAAAGTGATAGGCCTGAATTAACCAGTGCAGGAAAGGTTGTTTCAGGAG GTCGTGGAATGAAAAGTGGTGAAAACTTTGAATTGTTATACAAGCTAGCTGACAAGCTTGGAGCAGCCGTGGGAGCTTCCAGGGCTGCAGTGGACGCAGGTTATGTTCCCAATGACATGCAAGTTGGTCAGACCGGCAAGATTGTAGCACCT gatttgtatgtagctgtgGGTATTTCTGGAGCAATACAACACTTAGCAGGGATGAAAGACAGCAAA GTAATTGTAGCTATAAACAAGGACCCAGAAGCTCCTATCTTTCAAG TGGCAGACTATGGATTAGTGGCTGATTTATTTAAG G